In Bacteroides coprosuis DSM 18011, the following are encoded in one genomic region:
- a CDS encoding hypothetical protein (KEGG: str:Sterm_1844 hypothetical protein~SPTR: Putative uncharacterized protein;~manually curated~IMG reference gene:2504107682) has protein sequence MEKICQSCGMPMHTTDLMGIDANGYKNEDYCIYCYEEGEFIQDCTMEEMIEHCADFVDEFNKEKTEPITRDQAIALMEAQFPTLKRWR, from the coding sequence ATGGAAAAAATTTGTCAAAGTTGTGGCATGCCCATGCATACAACCGATTTGATGGGCATCGATGCAAATGGATATAAGAATGAAGACTACTGCATTTATTGTTATGAAGAGGGCGAGTTTATACAAGATTGCACTATGGAAGAAATGATAGAACACTGTGCCGACTTTGTTGATGAATTTAATAAAGAGAAGACAGAGCCTATCACTCGTGATCAAGCTATAGCGCTAATGGAGGCACAATTTCCAACTTTAAAAAGATGGAGATGA
- a CDS encoding hypothetical protein (KEGG: ptm:GSPATT00031072001 hypothetical protein~SPTR: Chromosome undetermined scaffold_120, whole genome shotgun sequence;~IMG reference gene:2504107683) has protein sequence MKRYKIYSSLLLALFFLVACGGGKKSERQDRSSEYVTNNEAIRLNNAGYELMMEFADQTDSVAKAYAMFQQAHKLDKHYELIYYNIAKAQILLKKYDEVAHTYDQIIALNTEMPDPYVYKGMFFDWREDSVQAKSYYNTALKLLEGGILNGKGNQLTDELSVCLVYFLLNDSTRLSLEYNRLTQKYAQDSINLEFVANMKAQTDSITKEELINGLFE, from the coding sequence ATGAAAAGATATAAGATTTACTCCTCCCTGCTTCTCGCACTATTCTTTTTAGTGGCTTGTGGAGGGGGAAAGAAGAGTGAAAGGCAAGATAGATCTAGTGAATATGTAACTAATAATGAGGCTATAAGATTAAATAATGCTGGGTATGAATTGATGATGGAGTTTGCTGATCAAACAGACTCTGTAGCCAAGGCTTATGCTATGTTTCAGCAAGCCCATAAGCTGGATAAACACTATGAACTTATTTATTATAATATAGCTAAAGCACAGATATTACTTAAAAAATACGATGAAGTAGCCCATACCTACGATCAGATTATCGCACTCAATACCGAAATGCCCGATCCCTATGTTTACAAGGGGATGTTTTTTGATTGGAGAGAAGATTCTGTTCAAGCGAAATCTTATTACAACACAGCTCTTAAATTGCTCGAAGGAGGAATCCTTAATGGAAAAGGAAATCAATTGACCGATGAGTTGAGCGTGTGCTTGGTCTATTTCTTGCTGAATGATAGTACGAGGCTCAGCTTAGAATACAATCGCTTAACGCAGAAGTATGCCCAAGATTCTATCAATCTGGAGTTTGTTGCCAATATGAAAGCTCAGACAGATAGTATTACGAAAGAAGAATTGATCAACGGATTATTTGAGTAA
- a CDS encoding hypothetical protein (KEGG: bfs:BF1214 hypothetical protein~SPTR: Putative uncharacterized protein;~IMG reference gene:2504107684~PFAM: Protein of unknown function (DUF2874)) yields MKKTVTLFAFLLYTTVVVFAGKIFTKDVIHLPQTAQTFISTYFGDLKIQKIEIEDEIFESKTFEVDFTNGYEVKFDKNGEWYKVDCKRDAVPSAIVLEDIMNYVKENFEQDYITEIEKERNGFEVELQSDITIKFNKQGEFKKYD; encoded by the coding sequence ATGAAAAAGACCGTAACTCTATTTGCTTTTTTACTCTACACAACTGTAGTAGTATTTGCAGGAAAGATTTTCACGAAAGATGTAATTCATCTTCCTCAAACGGCACAAACATTCATCTCAACTTACTTTGGAGATTTAAAAATTCAAAAGATTGAGATTGAAGATGAGATTTTCGAGTCCAAAACTTTTGAAGTAGATTTTACCAACGGGTACGAAGTTAAGTTTGATAAAAACGGAGAGTGGTATAAAGTAGATTGCAAGCGCGACGCTGTTCCGAGTGCCATTGTTCTGGAAGATATCATGAACTATGTGAAAGAAAACTTTGAACAAGACTACATCACCGAGATTGAAAAAGAAAGAAATGGATTCGAAGTAGAACTCCAAAGTGATATTACTATAAAATTCAACAAACAAGGGGAATTCAAGAAATACGATTAA
- a CDS encoding hypothetical protein (KEGG: pmz:HMPREF0659_A6945 putative lipoprotein~SPTR: Putative lipoprotein;~IMG reference gene:2504107685), giving the protein MRTGIYSLFFLFLFSFSSCRYSELDEDYNELFDMIESSETTTHAISFDTMKAVNTQDISPNCTTEDLYGIQVYFKPNLQESEYKPYAYGLFNDTQDLQIKLLENYLYKVVCTRIVNGVEKVAHDAESNAYWNPFITLTATPLNNKFQYSTKAEMKDLGKSQTMLIDENNQHKLYNTPNVDRYYGELNDFQPSWAETTITLKLNRVACDVLFVLEGDDADAQFKIWIDGTPIPYSPQIEQGYIIVRNVITLPEDRTQKHLWYDTEYKKTLNTVLSWQSDQQEERNYSENKIYSHKQENNIIFYAY; this is encoded by the coding sequence ATGCGAACTGGGATTTATTCTCTTTTCTTTTTATTCCTTTTTTCCTTTAGCAGCTGTAGATACAGCGAACTCGATGAGGATTACAATGAGCTTTTCGATATGATCGAATCATCAGAAACTACAACTCATGCTATTTCTTTTGATACGATGAAAGCAGTAAATACGCAAGATATATCTCCCAACTGTACGACAGAAGATTTATATGGCATACAGGTCTATTTTAAGCCCAACCTTCAAGAATCAGAATACAAGCCTTATGCTTATGGCCTATTTAATGACACACAAGATCTACAAATCAAGTTACTAGAGAACTATTTGTATAAAGTAGTCTGCACTAGAATAGTGAATGGAGTAGAAAAAGTAGCTCATGATGCAGAGTCCAATGCCTATTGGAACCCTTTTATCACACTAACGGCTACCCCTCTCAACAATAAATTTCAATACTCTACTAAAGCAGAAATGAAGGACTTAGGAAAATCACAAACTATGCTAATTGATGAAAATAATCAACATAAGCTCTATAATACACCCAATGTAGATCGCTATTATGGTGAGTTGAATGATTTTCAGCCAAGCTGGGCTGAAACCACCATTACACTAAAACTAAACCGAGTAGCGTGTGATGTTCTCTTTGTACTAGAAGGCGATGATGCCGATGCTCAATTTAAAATATGGATTGATGGCACTCCTATCCCTTATTCTCCTCAAATAGAACAAGGTTATATTATAGTAAGAAATGTAATCACTCTACCCGAAGATAGGACTCAAAAACACCTTTGGTATGACACTGAATATAAGAAAACATTAAATACGGTTCTTTCATGGCAATCCGACCAACAAGAAGAAAGGAACTATTCAGAAAATAAAATATATAGTCACAAACAAGAAAATAATATTATTTTCTATGCCTATTAA
- a CDS encoding glycosyl transferase group 1 (COGs: COG0438 Glycosyltransferase~InterPro IPR001296~KEGG: bfs:BF1021 putative glycosyltransferase~PFAM: Glycosyl transferase, group 1~SPTR: Putative glycosyltransferase;~IMG reference gene:2504107686~PFAM: Glycosyl transferases group 1), which yields MATNRKTLCAFNYGPHYRQAIYAKMGEVLNVDFVFGDKIQTSIKPLDTSRLKSFKGFLKNKWWRGFYWQKGLLRYFFSYDTFILTGEIKNASSWVILLLSRVWGKRAILWTHGWHSSGSALNNEVQKIYFSLAHSILTYNERGLKILEEKGIHKDKLFCIYNSLDYDTQIKVRQQLSPTAIYRNHFGNDDPVLCFVGRLQKVKQIDILLHAVAQLQEVGKPVNVVMIGTGEDEAALQALSVQLGITSQLWFYGACYEETELGELIYNAQLCVSPGNVGLTAIHAMMYGTPVASHNNLDQQMPESEAIEEGSTGFFFTQGSSASLAQGIDKWLSQYTSSSLRETIRLNAFNKVDLLFNPYRQLEVLMQIL from the coding sequence ATGGCTACTAATAGAAAAACTTTGTGTGCATTCAATTATGGACCACATTATCGTCAGGCAATATATGCTAAGATGGGAGAGGTGCTGAATGTTGATTTTGTTTTCGGAGATAAAATACAAACGAGTATTAAGCCGTTGGATACCTCAAGGCTCAAGAGCTTTAAAGGTTTTTTGAAGAATAAATGGTGGAGAGGCTTCTACTGGCAGAAAGGATTGCTTCGTTACTTTTTTTCTTATGATACCTTTATTCTCACGGGAGAAATAAAGAATGCTTCTTCATGGGTTATTCTTCTTTTATCTAGGGTATGGGGTAAACGAGCTATTCTCTGGACACATGGCTGGCACTCTTCTGGTTCAGCCTTAAATAATGAGGTGCAGAAAATCTATTTCTCTTTGGCACATTCTATCCTTACTTATAATGAGAGAGGCTTAAAAATTTTAGAAGAGAAAGGTATTCATAAGGATAAACTCTTCTGCATCTACAATTCTCTCGATTATGACACTCAGATAAAGGTACGCCAACAGCTAAGCCCAACTGCTATTTATCGAAATCACTTTGGCAACGATGATCCCGTGTTATGCTTTGTGGGTAGATTGCAAAAGGTAAAACAGATTGATATCTTGCTCCATGCCGTTGCTCAGTTACAAGAAGTAGGCAAACCTGTAAATGTAGTAATGATAGGAACGGGAGAGGATGAAGCCGCCCTACAAGCCTTGTCTGTCCAACTAGGTATCACTTCTCAGCTGTGGTTTTATGGTGCATGCTATGAAGAAACAGAATTGGGAGAATTAATTTATAATGCCCAGTTATGTGTTTCACCAGGCAATGTGGGGCTAACAGCTATCCATGCTATGATGTATGGTACCCCCGTGGCTTCGCATAATAATCTCGACCAACAAATGCCCGAGTCGGAGGCAATAGAAGAGGGTAGTACTGGTTTTTTCTTCACGCAAGGCTCATCAGCTAGTTTGGCTCAAGGAATAGATAAGTGGTTGAGCCAATATACTAGTTCCTCTTTACGAGAAACCATCCGCTTAAATGCTTTCAATAAGGTAGATTTACTCTTTAATCCATATCGGCAACTAGAAGTTTTGATGCAAATACTGTGA
- a CDS encoding hypothetical protein (KEGG: bfr:BF4068 hypothetical protein~SPTR: Putative uncharacterized protein;~IMG reference gene:2504107687): MGKIKPITSTKQYKEARKRMEQLEKLVETKSAQQYKQIMELEELSDLVAEYEEAHA; encoded by the coding sequence ATGGGAAAGATTAAGCCTATTACATCTACTAAACAGTACAAAGAAGCACGTAAAAGAATGGAGCAATTAGAAAAGCTCGTTGAGACAAAGTCTGCTCAACAATACAAGCAAATTATGGAACTAGAAGAACTTAGTGACTTGGTAGCAGAGTATGAAGAAGCACATGCTTAA
- a CDS encoding Steryl-sulfatase (COGs: COG3119 Arylsulfatase A~InterPro IPR000917~KEGG: bfs:BF1570 putative arylsulfatase~PFAM: Sulfatase~PRIAM: Steryl-sulfatase~SPTR: Putative arylsulfatase;~IMG reference gene:2504107688~PFAM: Sulfatase) yields MKKIYPTLSLMAPLLAWSGKADGKVNKPRDEKKPNVIIIYADDLGYGDLGCYGAKNVVTPHIDKLAQNGVQFMNGHATAATSTPSRYSLLTGEYAWRKPGTDIAAGDAGMIIRPEQFTMADVFKSANYTTAAFGKWHLGLGDKSGEQDWNAPLAAHLGDLGFDYSYIMAATADRVPCVFIENGKVANYDPEHPIETSYEKPFPGEPLGSTHPELLYNQKSSYGHDMAIVNGIGRIGYMRGGGKALWKDENLADSITTHAIDFIKENKDNPFFIYFATNDVHVPRFPHDRFRGKNKMGVRGDAIAQFDWSVGEILKTLKELNLEENTLIILSSDNGPVIDDGYDDQAEELLHGHKPAGPFRGMKYSAFEGGTAVPVIVSWPKEIKKGKKSEALLSQIDLMASFATLVDTKIPRGFAPDSENRLDTWLGHNEIDRPYIIQQSANHTLSVRTKEWKYIEPNEGPKIVPWAPQAETGNLLEPQLYNMADDNSEQVNVATQHPEKVFELQNILRVERKK; encoded by the coding sequence ATGAAGAAGATTTATCCCACCCTCAGCTTAATGGCTCCCCTATTGGCTTGGAGCGGAAAAGCAGATGGCAAAGTAAACAAACCCCGAGATGAAAAGAAACCGAATGTCATTATTATATATGCAGATGATTTAGGTTATGGAGATTTGGGGTGCTATGGCGCAAAAAATGTAGTTACTCCTCATATAGATAAGTTGGCACAAAATGGAGTCCAATTTATGAACGGACATGCTACAGCAGCTACCAGCACACCCTCTAGATATTCGCTACTCACGGGTGAGTATGCTTGGAGAAAACCAGGAACAGATATTGCTGCAGGAGATGCGGGTATGATTATCCGTCCCGAACAGTTTACTATGGCCGATGTGTTTAAAAGTGCCAACTACACGACTGCGGCTTTTGGCAAATGGCATTTAGGCTTAGGAGATAAATCGGGCGAACAAGATTGGAATGCTCCTTTGGCTGCCCATTTGGGAGATTTAGGTTTTGACTATTCCTATATTATGGCTGCTACTGCCGACCGTGTGCCTTGTGTATTTATTGAAAATGGCAAGGTTGCTAATTACGACCCCGAGCACCCTATTGAGACTAGTTATGAAAAGCCTTTCCCTGGCGAACCCTTGGGAAGTACACATCCCGAACTTTTATACAATCAAAAATCGAGTTACGGACACGACATGGCTATTGTTAATGGCATCGGACGCATCGGCTATATGAGAGGAGGCGGTAAAGCTCTTTGGAAAGATGAAAATCTGGCAGATTCAATTACAACTCATGCCATAGATTTTATCAAGGAGAATAAAGACAACCCTTTCTTTATCTATTTTGCAACCAATGACGTGCATGTTCCTCGCTTCCCTCACGATCGGTTTAGAGGTAAAAACAAAATGGGTGTTCGTGGAGATGCTATCGCACAATTCGACTGGTCGGTAGGTGAAATTCTCAAGACCCTAAAGGAGCTCAACCTAGAAGAAAATACCCTGATCATTCTTTCGAGTGACAACGGCCCTGTTATCGACGATGGTTACGATGACCAAGCAGAAGAACTACTTCACGGCCATAAACCAGCTGGCCCATTTAGAGGGATGAAGTATAGCGCTTTTGAGGGAGGAACAGCTGTACCCGTAATTGTAAGTTGGCCCAAAGAGATAAAGAAAGGAAAAAAATCGGAAGCTCTCCTTTCGCAGATCGACTTAATGGCTTCTTTTGCCACTTTGGTAGATACTAAAATACCCAGAGGTTTTGCTCCCGATAGTGAAAACAGACTCGATACGTGGCTAGGTCATAACGAGATAGACCGTCCTTATATTATTCAACAATCTGCCAACCATACCTTATCTGTACGCACTAAGGAGTGGAAGTATATCGAGCCAAATGAAGGCCCCAAGATTGTGCCTTGGGCTCCACAAGCCGAAACAGGGAACCTCCTAGAGCCACAACTTTATAATATGGCCGACGACAATTCAGAACAAGTTAATGTAGCAACTCAGCATCCTGAGAAGGTTTTTGAACTCCAAAATATTTTAAGAGTAGAAAGAAAAAAATAA